Sequence from the Clostridium saccharobutylicum DSM 13864 genome:
GAAATGTACAAGATACTGCAATAAAAGCTAACATGCTATGGCTTGTAGGTGCTTATTATCTTCATACTATGGGAGAACTTTGTCTTTCACCAGTAGGACTTTCAATGGTAAGCAAATTAGCTCCAGCTAAGATTGCATCATTCCTAATGGGTGTATGGTTATTAAGTAGTTTTATTGCTAATGAATTAGCAGGAGTTATCGCTTCATACACAGAAACTCTAGGGCACTTAGAAATATTCGGTGGAATAGCTGTTGTTTCAATATTAATAGGATTAATCCTATTAGCTTTAAATAAAACATTAGTAAAAATGATGGAATAATCTTGACTTATGTTTTAATGAAATAAATTTAAATATGCATTTATTTCATCGTACTTAAGAAAACTTAAATATAAAACAAAAAATGGAAGGTTGCTCATACATTAGTTTGTCAAAATAATCATTAGGACAAGCTAATGTAAAACAACCTTCCATTTAATTTTCTTCTACTTCTCTCGTTCACTATCATTTCAATTGAATATGAATAAAATTAATCTCTTACAAATCATTAATTTACCTTACTCACACTTAATTTGTAATCTCCAACAAAATCATTATAGTTTGCTAAAATGGTATACTCCTCATCTTTATCTACAGTTAATTCCTGAGAAGATTTTGAGTTAACAGCAAATTCTTGTATTACTTTTTTGTTCGAATCAATTAAACTTAATTTTAAGACCCCATCTTTAATATTTGAACTATAATTCACTTTTAACCTATTAGACTTTTTTACATTAAAACTTCCACTTAATATATTTGACTGCCTTGATGTAATATTATCTTTTACTACAGCTAACTCAGAAAAGTCTGATTCTTTATATATAACTGTTCCTAATATGATTAATATTATAACCCAAATCACTACTCTAGTTTTTTTCAAATAAACACCTTCTTACTCATATTAATACTCTTTATAATTTTTTGACAAATAGACCACAGCAAAAAATACCACACGTGTTAAATCATGTGGTATTTTTTATAATATTTATTTTTTATCTCATATTATTGAATTGAATTCACACTATATTTCACTTAAAAATAAGAAATCTTCTCCAACATGATAAGCTTTTTATTTAAACTTCTTTATACATATAATTCTTTTCTTCTAACATACACCCTAAATGCTACTTCTTCAATAAATGAAAACAAACTAGATGTTATTAAATATATACCTAATGCAACAGGCGCTTTAAATGTTATTAAAGCACTCATAATACCAGGTATTATAATATTAACTTTACTTAATTTAGATTGAGTTGCTATTCTTAAAAAAGGCATATATGATAATATGTTTGGACTTAGAACAGAAATCATATATATTATAGGTACAATAAACAAATTATCTGTCGCCTTCAAATTCATCACCCATGGTACAATCATACTTCCAACCTGCATGGGCATCTTTGAAACTACATTATATAAAGTAAAAAATATAGGTATT
This genomic interval carries:
- the yidC gene encoding membrane protein insertase YidC, with protein sequence MNIIFNIFNNSLNYFFNITGDLGIAIILLTISVKFLLVPLSFKQKLRMKEQQEVSKDLERIKEKYKNNKEKLDVETRKFYEQSAKGMIGSLTSLLQIPIFFTLYNVVSKMPMQVGSMIVPWVMNLKATDNLFIVPIIYMISVLSPNILSYMPFLRIATQSKLSKVNIIIPGIMSALITFKAPVALGIYLITSSLFSFIEEVAFRVYVRRKELYV